The genomic region ACGAGTCGCCGAAGGACATCCTGCCGATCCTGGTCCAGGCCGCGGACGCCCTCTCCGGCGCCCGCCCCGGCGCACGGCGGGAGATGCTCGCCAACTACCTGAAGCGCCTCGAGGACCTCGAGGCGATCGCGAAGTCGTTCGCGGGGGTGGAGAAGTCGTACGCGATCCAGGCCGGCCGCGAGGTGAGGATCATCGTGGACAACCAGAAGATCGGCGACGACGCGGCGACCATGCTCGCGCGCGACATCGCCAAGAAGGTCGAGACGGACCTGTCGTACCCCGGCCAGATCCGCGTGACCGTCATCCGGGAAACCCGCGCCGTGGAGTACGCGCGATAACATGTGGGTCCTGTTTCTCGGAGACGTCGTCGGCAAGCCCGGCCGGAAGGCCGTGGCGGAGTTCCTGTCGCGCCTCCGGAACGTCCGGGACGTCGACCTGGTGATCGCCAACGGGGAGAACCTCGCCAGCGGGATGGGGATGACGGAAGCCTCGGTACGAGAGATGTTCGACGCCGGGGTGGACGTGCTGACCGGCGGGAACCACGTCTGGGACAAGAAGGAGGGGGCGCCCCTGGTCCGGTCGGACGAACGGATCCTGCGCCCCGCGAACTATCCGCCGGGCGTGGAGGGGCGGGGCTGGGGCCTCTTCCGGGGCCGCAGCGGCACGCCGTACGCGGTGGTCTCCCTCATCGGAAGGGTCTTCATGGGCGGGTACGACTGCCCGTTCCGGTGGGCCGACGCGGCGCTCCCCGAGATCCGGAAGTCGGCCGCCTGCGTCGTGGTGGATTTCCACGCGGAGGCGACCTCCGAAAAGCGGGCGCTCGGGCTGTACCTCGACGGAAGGGTGTCGGCGATCGCCGGAACGCACACGCACGTCCAGACCTCCGACGCGGAACGGCTTCCGAAGGGGACCGGGTACATCACCGACGCGGGGATGTGCGGCCCCCGCGGATCGATCATCGGGATGGACCCGCAGGGGGTTCTCCGTCGGTTCCTCTTCCAGGTGCCCACGCGGTTCGAGGTGGCGTCCGGGGAACCCGAGGCGTCGGGAGTGTTCTTCGACCTGGACCCGGGGGACGGCGGGTGCCGCGCGGTGCAGCCGTTCCGCATTTCCGAAACGACGATGAGAGGTAAGGAACCATGGAAGACGTTCTCCGGTCCTTGAGGCGCGGCACGGTCGAGGTGATCTCCGGGGAGGAGCTGTCCCGGAAGGTCGCCGCGTCCTCGAGGGAGAAGCGGCCGCTTCGCGTCAAGGCGGGTTTCGATCCCACGGCGCCCGACCTCCACCTGGGGCACACGGTGCTGATCCAGAAGCTGAAGCACTTCCAGGAGGCGGGACACCAGGTGGTCTTCCTGATCGGGGACTTCACCGGCATGATCGGCGACCCCTCGGGGAAATCGGAGACCCGGAAGGCGCTCACGCGGGAGGACGTCGACCGGAACGCGGTCACGTACAAGGAGCAGATCTTCAAGATCCTCGACCCGGACCGGACCGAGGTGCGGTTCAACTCCGAATGGCTCTCCCCCCTGCGCATCGAGGAGATGGTGCGGGTCGCCGCGCAGATGACCGTCGCACGGATGCTCGAGCGGGACGACTTCCGGAAGCGGTACGAGGAACAGCGCCCGATCTCGATCCACGAATTCCTCTACCCGCTGTTCCAGGGGTACGACTCCGTGGCGCTGCGGGCCGACGTGGAGTTCGGCGGGACGGACCAGAAGTTCAACCTCCTCGTGGGACGCGACCTGCAGCGGGCGTACGGCCAGGAGCCGCAGGTGGTCATGACCACGCCGCTGCTGGTGGGGCTCGACGGGGTGAACAAGATGAGCAAGAGCCTCGGCAACTACGTCGGGATCACGGAACCGCCGGAGACGATCTTCGGGAAGCTGATGTCGATATCCGACGACCTCATGCTTTCCTACTACGAGCTGCTGTCCGACATTCGCGTCGCGGAGCTCGCCGCCTTGAAGGCGGGGATCGCCGACGGATCCCGCCACCCCATGGAGGCGAAGGTCGCCCTCGCGCGCGAGCTGGTCGCGCGCTTCCACGGGGCGGGGGCCGGACGGGAGGCGGAGGAAGGGTTCCGGAAGCGGTTCACCGCGCGGGAGTTCCCCGCCGACGCGCGAAGGGTGGACGGGAAGACGCTGGGGGAAGCACCCGACCTGGCCACCGTGGTGTCCCGCGTGTCCGCCTCGTTCAACACGAAGTCCGCCGCGCGCCGCCTGATCGCGCAGGGGGGGCTGGAAGTGAACGGGGAGAGGGCGTCGGACCCCGCCGCGGCCCTCGCGGGAAAAGGCGATATCCGCTTGAAAATCGGCAAGAAGGAGTTCGTCGTCCTGTCGTTTTGACGGGCGCCGCCGGGGCGGCGGATTTTTCCCTTGCAAGAGGATTTCGCCTCGGATATATTCTCGTCTCCCGTAGCGGTAAGCGCTCCCCGCGGGGCGCGGCAAACGGCAAATTCGGGAAAAAACATCTTGACATGAGATGTATGTTTTCGTAGATTAGCAAGTCTGCCCGCGAAGAGGTAGCCGCGGCCGGGAATCACCGGATCTTTGAAAACTGAACAGGGAATGCGAAGCGCGTACGGATCTTTTGGTTTTTCCCGCTTATCGCAAATAAGTGGAGAGTTTGATCCTGGCTCAGAACGAACGCTGGCGGCGTGCTTAACACATGCAAGTCGAGCGAGAAAGGGGGGGGGCAACTCCCCTGAGTAAAGCGGCGCA from Deltaproteobacteria bacterium harbors:
- a CDS encoding HD domain-containing protein; the encoded protein is DIGKAVAHGVEGPHALIGADLARKYGESARIVHAIGAHHEDESPKDILPILVQAADALSGARPGARREMLANYLKRLEDLEAIAKSFAGVEKSYAIQAGREVRIIVDNQKIGDDAATMLARDIAKKVETDLSYPGQIRVTVIRETRAVEYAR
- a CDS encoding TIGR00282 family metallophosphoesterase, with the translated sequence MWVLFLGDVVGKPGRKAVAEFLSRLRNVRDVDLVIANGENLASGMGMTEASVREMFDAGVDVLTGGNHVWDKKEGAPLVRSDERILRPANYPPGVEGRGWGLFRGRSGTPYAVVSLIGRVFMGGYDCPFRWADAALPEIRKSAACVVVDFHAEATSEKRALGLYLDGRVSAIAGTHTHVQTSDAERLPKGTGYITDAGMCGPRGSIIGMDPQGVLRRFLFQVPTRFEVASGEPEASGVFFDLDPGDGGCRAVQPFRISETTMRGKEPWKTFSGP
- a CDS encoding tyrosine--tRNA ligase — its product is MEDVLRSLRRGTVEVISGEELSRKVAASSREKRPLRVKAGFDPTAPDLHLGHTVLIQKLKHFQEAGHQVVFLIGDFTGMIGDPSGKSETRKALTREDVDRNAVTYKEQIFKILDPDRTEVRFNSEWLSPLRIEEMVRVAAQMTVARMLERDDFRKRYEEQRPISIHEFLYPLFQGYDSVALRADVEFGGTDQKFNLLVGRDLQRAYGQEPQVVMTTPLLVGLDGVNKMSKSLGNYVGITEPPETIFGKLMSISDDLMLSYYELLSDIRVAELAALKAGIADGSRHPMEAKVALARELVARFHGAGAGREAEEGFRKRFTAREFPADARRVDGKTLGEAPDLATVVSRVSASFNTKSAARRLIAQGGLEVNGERASDPAAALAGKGDIRLKIGKKEFVVLSF